From the genome of Prevotella herbatica, one region includes:
- a CDS encoding permease, translating to MLQEFADWLAYGLLGLNAHTRIGSAVDFFFYDTTKIMILLFIISTIMGIINAYFPIDRLRTYLTTHKLYGLQYFFASLFGALTPFCSCSSIPLFIGFVKGGIPLGVTFAFLITSPLVNEVAVAMFLGTFGLKITLIYVISGMLLGIIGGFILGKMKLDNYLSDWVKDIQKNSQTETEQWETNRISFINRLPKIIKDSWGIIKGVLLYVIIGIAIGGIIHGYVPEGFFQEYMSKSSWFAVPLSVVLGIPMYANAAGIVPVIEVFVAKGVPIGTALAFMMAVVGLSLPEATMLKKVMTWRLIGIYFGTITLFIILLGYLYNIIL from the coding sequence ATGTTACAAGAGTTTGCCGACTGGCTCGCTTACGGTTTGCTTGGACTTAATGCTCATACACGTATAGGTTCAGCCGTAGATTTTTTCTTTTATGACACCACAAAGATAATGATACTTCTATTCATTATCAGCACTATAATGGGAATTATAAATGCATATTTCCCAATAGACCGACTACGTACATACCTCACGACACATAAACTATATGGATTACAATATTTCTTTGCATCTTTGTTCGGTGCCCTCACTCCATTCTGTTCCTGCTCATCAATACCTCTCTTTATCGGTTTTGTGAAAGGTGGAATTCCACTTGGTGTAACATTTGCATTCCTCATCACCTCTCCCCTCGTTAATGAGGTTGCCGTAGCAATGTTTTTGGGTACATTCGGCTTAAAGATAACACTTATTTATGTAATCAGTGGAATGTTACTTGGAATAATTGGAGGTTTCATACTAGGTAAAATGAAGCTGGATAATTATCTTAGCGACTGGGTGAAAGATATTCAAAAAAACTCACAAACCGAAACAGAACAATGGGAAACAAATAGAATATCGTTTATCAATCGTCTACCGAAAATTATCAAGGATTCTTGGGGAATAATAAAAGGTGTACTCCTATATGTTATTATAGGTATTGCCATCGGAGGCATTATTCATGGTTATGTACCAGAAGGATTCTTTCAGGAATACATGTCAAAAAGCAGTTGGTTTGCAGTTCCGTTGTCTGTAGTATTAGGTATTCCGATGTATGCCAACGCTGCCGGTATCGTACCAGTAATAGAAGTTTTTGTAGCTAAAGGTGTACCAATCGGCACAGCCCTTGCATTTATGATGGCAGTTGTTGGGTTATCATTGCCCGAAGCAACAATGCTAAAAAAAGTGATGACTTGGCGACTCATTGGCATCTATTTCGGCACAATAACACTGTTTATCATACTACTTGGATATCTGTATAATATAATTTTATAA
- a CDS encoding aromatic aminobenezylarsenical efflux permease ArsG family transporter: MNFLQNILDNSNIPIVTAFILGLLTAISPCPLATNITAIGYISRDIESKKRILWNGILYTVGRCIAYSILGAILIYILHKGENMFFIQKNVSKWGEMLISPAMILIGSFMLFGDRLNLPRFGFSGNMETNKLNGIWRSLLLGMLFAMAFCPTSGLLYFGMLIPMSAQATGGYFLPIVFAFATGIPVILVAWIIAYSMAGIGKFYNHIKVFQKWLNRVVAILFILVGIYYAYTFYL, translated from the coding sequence ATGAATTTTTTACAGAACATATTGGATAATAGCAACATCCCTATTGTTACAGCTTTTATATTAGGATTACTGACTGCCATTAGTCCATGTCCACTAGCAACAAACATCACAGCTATTGGTTACATAAGCCGTGATATAGAAAGCAAGAAACGCATTTTGTGGAATGGAATACTGTATACAGTTGGTCGATGCATTGCTTATTCTATACTTGGAGCAATCCTTATATATATACTACATAAGGGAGAAAATATGTTTTTCATACAGAAGAATGTAAGTAAATGGGGTGAGATGCTTATTTCTCCAGCAATGATTTTAATAGGTTCCTTTATGTTATTCGGTGACCGCCTGAATTTGCCTCGATTTGGTTTTTCTGGTAATATGGAAACAAATAAATTAAATGGAATTTGGAGGAGTTTGTTACTGGGTATGCTATTTGCTATGGCTTTCTGCCCTACAAGCGGACTACTCTATTTCGGAATGTTAATACCAATGTCTGCTCAAGCAACAGGTGGGTATTTCCTCCCAATAGTGTTTGCTTTCGCCACGGGAATTCCTGTGATACTTGTGGCATGGATCATTGCTTACAGCATGGCGGGAATAGGAAAATTTTATAATCATATAAAAGTATTTCAAAAGTGGTTAAACAGAGTCGTTGCTATTCTTTTTATATTGGTAGGAATCTATTATGCCTACACTTTTTATTTGTAG
- a CDS encoding nitrophenyl compound nitroreductase subunit ArsF family protein, which yields MKKICLLTIMTLMCFSLSGFSQKKVITKKSVNKTVVEVLYFHGKQRCPTCIAIGDNSIDVVNKDFAKQVKAGQVKFKEIDISTPKGEEIADKYSVSWSSLYLTQWKNGKEKRYDMTRFGFENARSNTQAFRTGLKNKIIQFLK from the coding sequence ATGAAAAAGATTTGTTTATTGACAATAATGACACTAATGTGTTTTAGTTTATCAGGGTTTTCACAAAAGAAAGTTATAACAAAGAAGTCTGTAAATAAAACAGTTGTTGAGGTATTATATTTTCACGGCAAACAACGCTGCCCAACTTGTATTGCTATTGGCGACAACTCTATTGATGTTGTGAATAAAGACTTTGCAAAGCAAGTAAAAGCTGGACAGGTGAAATTCAAAGAGATAGATATTTCAACACCTAAAGGGGAGGAAATTGCAGATAAATATAGTGTTTCATGGTCATCTCTATATTTAACCCAATGGAAGAATGGGAAGGAGAAACGCTATGATATGACTAGATTTGGTTTTGAGAATGCACGCAGCAATACGCAAGCATTTCGTACAGGACTTAAAAACAAGATTATCCAGTTTTTGAAGTAA
- a CDS encoding thioredoxin family protein: protein MEIKVLGTGCSRCKSLYAAVEKVVNEMGIDASLVKEENMENILKYNVMSLPALVIDEKVVAKGNISESDLKTIFTNENK, encoded by the coding sequence ATGGAAATTAAAGTTTTAGGAACAGGTTGCAGCAGATGCAAATCATTGTATGCAGCTGTAGAAAAAGTAGTAAACGAAATGGGCATTGACGCTTCTCTCGTAAAAGAAGAGAATATGGAAAATATTCTAAAATACAATGTCATGTCTTTACCTGCATTAGTAATTGACGAGAAGGTAGTTGCTAAAGGTAATATTTCTGAAAGTGACTTGAAAACAATATTTACTAATGAAAACAAGTAA
- a CDS encoding ArsR/SmtB family transcription factor, which produces MGDNKKDYTLNQEQIARFAKALGHPARIAILNFLAKRDSCYFGDIHEELPIAKATVSQHLKELKDAGLIQGEIETPKVKYCINRDNWKLAKQMFDKFFCDCLCKKDNCC; this is translated from the coding sequence ATGGGAGATAACAAAAAAGATTATACCTTGAACCAAGAGCAGATAGCAAGATTTGCAAAAGCATTGGGACATCCGGCACGTATAGCCATACTAAACTTTCTGGCGAAACGTGACTCATGCTATTTCGGAGATATTCACGAAGAATTACCTATTGCAAAAGCTACTGTTTCACAACATCTGAAAGAACTAAAAGATGCCGGACTCATTCAAGGAGAAATAGAAACTCCGAAAGTTAAGTATTGCATAAACCGCGACAACTGGAAACTAGCCAAACAAATGTTTGACAAATTCTTTTGCGACTGCTTATGCAAGAAGGATAATTGCTGCTAA
- a CDS encoding RNA polymerase sigma factor, with amino-acid sequence MTKDETIYRMIKSDKEGGFRILLDAYQKPVYYFIRRMVVVHEDAQDVMQEVFVKIFLGLNKFRGDSTLSTWIYRIAMNESLRFLNKKGIKVVSADNVHDELIDNLKASDYIDYDDKMAVKFQEVILRLSDKQRVIFNLRYYDEMDYQQISKITDTKVVTLKVTYHYIKEKIKKYMVEE; translated from the coding sequence ATGACAAAAGACGAAACGATATATCGTATGATCAAATCAGACAAGGAAGGAGGGTTCCGGATTTTGCTCGATGCATATCAAAAACCAGTTTACTACTTTATACGTAGAATGGTTGTTGTGCATGAAGATGCTCAAGACGTAATGCAGGAAGTCTTTGTAAAAATCTTCCTTGGATTGAATAAATTTCGTGGTGACAGCACCCTGAGTACATGGATTTATCGTATAGCGATGAATGAAAGTTTGAGATTCCTGAATAAAAAGGGAATAAAAGTAGTGTCGGCAGATAATGTGCATGATGAATTGATAGATAATCTGAAAGCGTCTGATTATATAGATTATGATGATAAGATGGCTGTGAAATTTCAAGAAGTTATATTGCGTCTTTCTGATAAGCAGCGTGTTATATTCAATTTGCGTTATTATGATGAAATGGATTACCAACAGATAAGTAAGATCACTGATACCAAAGTAGTTACTTTAAAAGTGACTTATCATTATATAAAAGAGAAAATAAAAAAATATATGGTGGAGGAATAA
- a CDS encoding DUF3826 domain-containing protein, protein MKKYLFMVMVAVMMLSGSNTVNAQVAQNGKERVHLTVDQIIQKRTEKMVQTLMLDDATSAKFIPVYSEYLKEKMECRSMKPRHMGMDINTKTDAEVDQMIQDNFAQSHKILDIREKYYAKFHKFLTPKQIMKIYQVEKNDVVKMTKEMMKRQQRGFGNKGAFARPNFKFSN, encoded by the coding sequence ATGAAAAAGTATTTATTTATGGTTATGGTTGCCGTTATGATGTTAAGCGGTAGTAACACTGTTAACGCTCAGGTAGCGCAAAACGGAAAAGAAAGAGTACATCTTACAGTGGATCAGATTATACAGAAACGTACTGAAAAAATGGTGCAGACTTTGATGCTTGATGATGCAACTTCGGCTAAGTTTATCCCTGTATATTCTGAATATCTGAAAGAAAAAATGGAATGTCGTAGCATGAAACCTAGGCACATGGGTATGGATATCAATACAAAAACAGATGCAGAGGTAGATCAGATGATTCAGGATAACTTCGCACAAAGCCATAAAATATTGGATATACGTGAGAAGTATTATGCAAAATTCCACAAATTCTTGACACCGAAACAGATAATGAAAATTTATCAGGTGGAGAAAAATGATGTTGTAAAGATGACGAAAGAAATGATGAAACGTCAACAAAGAGGATTCGGTAATAAGGGCGCTTTCGCAAGACCAAATTTTAAGTTTAGCAATTGA
- a CDS encoding alpha-L-rhamnosidase — protein sequence MKSAIKTLFAIVSFMLMPNMTSAQENPSTYNLRINNTSLGSDNTEHLCFSWNINSEKRGFNQKAYQIELSSNNKVIWNSGRINSSESILVPYNGPQLNPATQYTWKVKIWSANGETSEWSQPSNFTTGLFTDKDWAGAKWIALQKDRKDWYVVPGIHSPLVKKHINDKDFGTYLLPKFKHSFTATKKISRALAFICGLGQFELCINGKKISDDFLDPGWTKYDKKALYVTFDVTKDIKEGDNEIGISLGNGFYNIPRRGYFKWLGSFGAPKVRMLLRLEYEDGKVKNIITDKTWKAAQSAITQSGIYSGESYDATKENMPWQKVIITSYTGLLESQKNPPVKVHEEIAVNRIFKNAKGNWVYDLGQNFSGIIRVKLRGKRGKTVTFRPAELLNPDSTVNQSATGKYALSYTLKGGTTEEWSPKFSYYGFRYVQLEDAVPQDKTNPDSLPTVEDLTGLHTCSSASEVGTFNCSNRLFNRTFELIDWAVRSNMQSLLTDCPHREKLGWLEEAHLMQYSMQYRYDLRMLYHKIMGDMEDSQTPNGNIPTIAPEYVHFDGGFEDTPEWGSAFIICPWYIYKWYRDKSLLDRYYDSMKRMLTYLSSREDKDGIVAYGLGDWFDIGPERPGVAQLTSNGVTATAIYYYDTKIMAETALLLNKHNDYTYYNEKAEKIKLAFNKRYLNSDGCYDRNSQTANAMAVYMGLVPEDKKDIVMKHLVADIQSRGNSLTAGDVGYRYVVQTLKDNGYSQVINDMNSRYDVPGYGWQLSHGATALTESWQAYGFVSNNHLMLGHLQEWFFNGIGGISQTDNSIAWKEVCINPQIVSSVNNATTSFISPYGKITCEWKITDNKYTLEINIPANSKAVIHLPTTEADKITDYGISVSKAETKVIGNETIINVGSGHYYFECPYSK from the coding sequence ATGAAAAGTGCTATCAAAACATTATTCGCAATTGTATCATTTATGCTTATGCCAAACATGACATCTGCACAGGAAAATCCTTCTACATATAATCTACGGATAAACAACACATCACTTGGTTCTGATAACACAGAACATTTATGCTTCAGTTGGAATATCAATTCTGAGAAAAGGGGATTTAACCAAAAAGCATACCAAATTGAACTTTCATCAAACAATAAAGTTATTTGGAATAGTGGTAGAATTAATAGTTCAGAATCTATTTTAGTTCCATACAATGGACCACAACTAAATCCTGCAACCCAATATACTTGGAAAGTAAAGATCTGGTCAGCTAATGGGGAAACTTCAGAATGGAGCCAACCAAGCAATTTCACCACAGGTTTGTTTACTGACAAAGATTGGGCTGGAGCTAAATGGATAGCTCTTCAGAAAGACCGTAAAGACTGGTATGTCGTACCTGGCATACACTCTCCTTTGGTTAAAAAGCATATAAACGACAAGGATTTCGGAACATATTTATTGCCGAAGTTCAAACATTCATTCACTGCTACCAAGAAGATATCACGAGCATTAGCTTTTATATGCGGACTCGGACAGTTTGAACTATGCATTAACGGAAAGAAGATAAGTGATGATTTTCTTGATCCTGGATGGACTAAATATGATAAAAAGGCACTCTACGTAACTTTCGATGTTACAAAAGATATTAAAGAAGGTGATAATGAAATCGGCATTTCACTAGGAAACGGATTCTACAATATTCCACGACGAGGTTACTTCAAATGGCTAGGTTCGTTTGGAGCTCCGAAGGTAAGGATGTTACTGCGACTTGAATATGAAGACGGTAAGGTGAAAAACATTATTACCGACAAAACATGGAAAGCTGCACAAAGCGCCATCACTCAATCTGGGATTTATAGTGGCGAAAGCTATGACGCAACTAAAGAAAACATGCCTTGGCAAAAGGTTATCATCACATCATACACAGGATTATTGGAGTCACAGAAAAATCCGCCAGTAAAAGTACATGAGGAAATTGCAGTAAACAGAATATTCAAGAATGCCAAAGGAAACTGGGTATATGACTTAGGACAGAACTTCTCTGGAATAATTAGAGTTAAACTGCGAGGAAAAAGAGGTAAAACCGTTACATTCCGTCCTGCCGAATTATTAAACCCAGACAGTACTGTAAATCAAAGCGCAACAGGAAAATATGCATTATCATATACTCTGAAAGGAGGAACAACAGAAGAATGGAGCCCGAAATTTAGTTACTATGGATTCAGATATGTGCAGTTGGAAGATGCAGTTCCACAAGACAAAACTAATCCAGACAGCTTGCCGACCGTAGAAGATTTAACAGGTCTCCACACTTGTAGTTCTGCCTCGGAAGTAGGTACGTTCAATTGTTCAAACAGACTATTTAACCGCACTTTTGAACTAATAGATTGGGCTGTAAGAAGCAACATGCAAAGTTTACTAACTGACTGTCCACACAGAGAAAAGTTAGGCTGGTTGGAAGAGGCTCATCTTATGCAATATTCGATGCAATATCGTTACGACCTTCGAATGCTTTATCATAAGATAATGGGTGACATGGAAGACTCGCAAACTCCAAACGGAAATATACCAACGATTGCACCTGAGTATGTTCATTTCGATGGTGGCTTTGAAGATACGCCAGAATGGGGAAGCGCATTTATCATCTGTCCGTGGTATATATATAAATGGTATAGAGACAAAAGTCTATTAGATAGGTATTATGACAGCATGAAACGCATGCTCACATATCTATCATCAAGAGAAGATAAAGACGGAATTGTTGCTTACGGTCTTGGAGACTGGTTTGATATAGGACCTGAAAGACCAGGAGTAGCACAACTCACATCAAACGGAGTTACAGCCACCGCCATATATTACTACGACACGAAGATTATGGCGGAAACGGCATTGCTACTTAATAAACACAACGACTATACCTATTACAATGAAAAGGCAGAGAAAATAAAACTCGCTTTCAACAAAAGATATCTTAACAGCGACGGTTGCTATGACAGGAATAGTCAGACAGCAAACGCAATGGCTGTATATATGGGGCTTGTTCCAGAAGACAAGAAAGACATCGTTATGAAGCATCTTGTTGCAGACATTCAGTCAAGAGGAAACTCACTTACTGCCGGAGATGTTGGCTACAGATATGTTGTTCAGACACTAAAGGATAACGGATATTCACAAGTTATCAACGACATGAACAGCAGATATGATGTACCAGGTTATGGTTGGCAATTATCACATGGCGCCACAGCACTCACTGAATCATGGCAAGCCTATGGTTTTGTATCTAATAACCATCTTATGTTAGGTCATCTTCAAGAATGGTTTTTTAATGGCATAGGTGGAATTAGTCAGACTGATAATTCAATCGCTTGGAAGGAAGTATGCATTAATCCACAAATAGTAAGCAGCGTAAACAATGCCACGACATCTTTTATATCACCTTATGGTAAGATTACTTGCGAGTGGAAGATTACTGATAATAAATACACATTGGAAATAAACATACCGGCAAACAGCAAAGCTGTTATTCATCTGCCGACTACAGAAGCTGATAAAATAACTGATTATGGCATTTCAGTATCGAAGGCCGAGACAAAAGTAATCGGAAACGAAACCATCATCAATGTAGGCTCAGGACACTATTATTTTGAATGCCCATATTCAAAATAA
- a CDS encoding porin family protein, which translates to MKKIISTIYILISCAMLANASSTPTDSIVKADLEYELKCGINIGGTAPWSMPREIRSIESYNPRFNGVIEGDITRWMSTNSHWGISTGIRIESKSMNTGANVKSYKTEVIDDGSKVSGYWTGYVNTKYSTTLVSVPVMANYRLGDKWKFRAGMYLSYALNREFTGYVTDGYLREGTPVGQKLQFTDGKRGTYDFSGNLRKLQPGVQFGASWLANKHLCVNADMEFGVNNIFESNFKTVTFNMYPIYLNIGWGYKF; encoded by the coding sequence ATGAAAAAGATAATATCAACAATATATATATTAATTTCTTGCGCAATGCTCGCAAATGCAAGTAGCACCCCAACAGACAGCATCGTAAAAGCAGATTTGGAATACGAACTGAAATGCGGAATTAATATCGGAGGTACGGCACCTTGGTCTATGCCACGTGAAATTCGTTCTATTGAAAGTTATAATCCACGTTTCAATGGTGTTATCGAAGGTGATATCACACGTTGGATGAGTACTAACTCACATTGGGGTATATCAACTGGAATTAGAATCGAATCTAAGAGTATGAATACTGGTGCTAATGTAAAAAGCTACAAGACGGAAGTTATCGACGACGGAAGCAAGGTTAGTGGATATTGGACAGGATATGTAAACACTAAATACAGCACAACTCTTGTGTCTGTTCCTGTAATGGCTAACTATCGACTTGGTGACAAATGGAAATTTAGAGCAGGAATGTATCTTTCTTATGCTTTGAACAGAGAATTTACAGGATATGTTACCGATGGATATCTGAGAGAAGGAACACCAGTCGGTCAGAAGCTACAATTCACCGACGGCAAACGTGGTACGTATGATTTTTCGGGTAACCTTAGAAAACTACAACCTGGCGTACAATTCGGTGCATCATGGTTAGCCAATAAGCATCTTTGTGTAAATGCCGACATGGAATTTGGGGTAAACAATATATTTGAAAGTAATTTCAAAACTGTTACATTCAATATGTATCCTATCTACCTAAATATCGGATGGGGATATAAATTCTAA
- a CDS encoding PCMD domain-containing protein encodes MKLKFITAISLLTLMTFTSCISEEALNSEADITSCEVDKNILIRDPVISNEKVTFYVKDSTDISQQSPKFNLTEGATISPESGTTRNFLTPQTYVVTSQDGQWKKTYNVEYTFSNLLTTYNFDNVKYYYETDYNTNEIRPFYQIFYSDTPDGSSIEWGSGNAGFMITNYEGPASSYPTCQDDNGYIGKCVKLTTQSTGTLGAMFKAPIAAGNLFIGSFQIDLSNAAKSTHFGVPFKNTPTELVGYYKYKAGDVYTDINSNEVKGKKDNFDIYAILYEVTDDVQYLDGTNSLTSDNIVSIARLENKKETDTWTRFAIPFVMKDGKTIDADKLKNGKYNISIIMSSSIDGATFNGAVGSTLYVDEMQLFYK; translated from the coding sequence ATGAAGTTAAAATTTATTACGGCCATAAGCCTTTTAACACTTATGACTTTTACTTCTTGTATTTCAGAAGAAGCACTTAACAGTGAAGCCGACATCACATCATGCGAAGTTGACAAAAACATTCTTATCCGCGACCCAGTAATATCAAACGAGAAAGTAACTTTTTACGTAAAAGACTCTACTGATATTAGCCAACAATCGCCAAAATTCAATCTCACGGAAGGAGCTACTATCAGTCCAGAAAGTGGAACGACACGTAACTTCTTGACACCACAAACTTATGTTGTCACATCACAAGACGGCCAGTGGAAGAAGACTTACAATGTGGAATATACATTCTCTAATCTTCTTACTACGTACAACTTTGATAACGTGAAATACTATTATGAAACCGATTATAATACCAACGAGATAAGACCGTTTTACCAAATATTCTACAGTGACACACCTGACGGTTCATCTATTGAATGGGGAAGCGGAAACGCAGGATTCATGATTACAAACTATGAGGGACCAGCAAGCTCCTACCCTACTTGTCAGGATGATAATGGATACATTGGCAAATGTGTAAAGCTCACAACTCAAAGTACAGGCACATTAGGAGCTATGTTTAAGGCACCAATAGCTGCAGGAAATCTTTTCATCGGTTCATTTCAAATAGACTTATCTAACGCTGCTAAATCTACACACTTCGGTGTACCTTTCAAAAATACACCGACAGAACTTGTAGGTTACTATAAATATAAAGCTGGAGATGTATATACTGACATTAACAGCAATGAAGTGAAAGGAAAGAAAGATAACTTTGACATCTATGCAATACTGTATGAGGTAACTGACGATGTGCAATATCTTGATGGAACGAACTCACTTACCAGTGACAATATCGTATCAATAGCAAGACTTGAAAACAAGAAAGAAACTGATACTTGGACAAGATTCGCTATTCCGTTTGTAATGAAAGACGGTAAGACTATTGATGCCGATAAACTGAAAAACGGCAAATACAACATTTCAATTATCATGTCATCAAGTATTGACGGAGCAACGTTCAATGGTGCTGTGGGTAGTACACTATATGTAGACGAGATGCAATTGTTTTATAAATAA
- a CDS encoding DNA alkylation repair protein: protein MGITADVILSELKYLIDEEKRIVLPKFFKTGKGEYGEGDKFLGVVVPNIRSVATSHLDAVGNDIAILLSSPWHEMRMCGLLIMVENCKQTRKRSWLKLHSDEDAENLRKQYLDIYLAHTDRINNWDLVDLSAPTIVGEYLADKKRDILYSLAESSLLWEQRIAIVSTYALIRNNDLDDTYMLAEKLLYHPHDLMQKAVGWMLREAGKRDKPRLMDFLDEHSTDMPRTMLRYSIEKFTDGEREYYMKRK from the coding sequence ATGGGCATTACTGCTGACGTAATATTATCCGAACTCAAATATCTTATTGATGAAGAGAAAAGGATTGTATTGCCAAAATTTTTCAAGACAGGTAAAGGCGAATATGGTGAGGGCGATAAGTTCCTCGGAGTTGTCGTACCTAATATCCGAAGTGTAGCAACATCACATCTTGATGCTGTTGGCAATGATATTGCAATTTTGCTTTCTTCACCATGGCATGAGATGAGAATGTGCGGTCTGCTTATTATGGTGGAAAATTGCAAACAAACACGAAAAAGGTCGTGGTTGAAATTGCATTCTGATGAAGATGCAGAAAATTTACGTAAGCAATATTTAGATATTTATCTTGCGCATACTGATAGAATAAATAATTGGGATTTAGTTGATTTGTCTGCTCCGACCATAGTCGGTGAATATCTGGCTGATAAAAAACGTGATATACTATATAGTCTAGCAGAAAGTAGCTTGCTTTGGGAACAGCGTATCGCGATTGTCTCTACGTATGCGTTAATACGCAATAATGATTTAGACGATACTTATATGTTGGCTGAAAAGCTACTTTATCATCCTCATGATCTCATGCAAAAAGCCGTTGGTTGGATGTTGCGTGAGGCTGGTAAACGAGACAAGCCACGGCTCATGGACTTTTTGGATGAACATTCTACTGATATGCCACGTACAATGCTTCGTTATTCAATAGAGAAGTTCACGGATGGAGAACGTGAATATTATATGAAGAGAAAATAG
- a CDS encoding flavodoxin family protein, producing the protein MRVLVINGSPRKKGNVATMLHAVSDNMGDADVHWINVNDLSIRPCMGCMKCRETGICVLPEDDGHCMAKEIKDCDALIIGTPVYWGNMSGQMKLMFDRIVPAMMGESKLGIPIALHKGKKAVIVSTCTTIWPFNWIARQTSNANHAMKEILKYSGFKVIGKLVLPGTKNKSGIPQRIIKKARRLALKLYK; encoded by the coding sequence ATGAGAGTTTTGGTAATTAACGGTAGCCCACGTAAAAAGGGCAATGTCGCTACGATGCTTCATGCCGTATCTGATAATATGGGCGATGCCGATGTACATTGGATCAATGTCAATGACTTATCTATTCGCCCATGTATGGGCTGCATGAAATGTAGAGAAACAGGAATTTGTGTACTGCCTGAAGATGATGGTCACTGTATGGCTAAGGAAATAAAAGATTGTGATGCCCTTATAATAGGAACACCTGTGTATTGGGGAAACATGAGTGGTCAGATGAAACTAATGTTTGATCGTATTGTTCCGGCTATGATGGGGGAGTCTAAACTTGGAATACCAATCGCTTTGCACAAAGGTAAAAAGGCAGTTATAGTAAGTACTTGTACTACTATATGGCCGTTTAATTGGATAGCTAGGCAAACTAGTAATGCTAATCATGCGATGAAAGAAATATTGAAATATTCCGGATTTAAGGTTATCGGTAAACTAGTCTTACCTGGTACAAAAAACAAATCTGGTATTCCACAAAGAATAATAAAAAAAGCCAGACGGTTGGCTTTGAAATTATATAAATAA
- a CDS encoding cation diffusion facilitator family transporter — MINKKEAALSSIIAAVFLTTMKFVVGILTFSLGIISEAIHSLLDLLAAMITYFSVSMSDKPADRQHQYGHGKIENLSAFLESVLLVITCVWIVYEAINRLLTNESSVTVTIWSYAVVIVSMIIDISRSRMLFKVAKRDNSQALKADAIHFSTDILSSAVVLLGLVCAHFGYYKADAISAIGVAIIVLFISYRLGKSAIDVLLDRVPDGLTEKVEARLKANTDIVGFHDLKIRVAGPDTFVKVNVHIGHDLDLEAAHDICDRIEKDICTMIPKCEIIVHAEPE; from the coding sequence ATGATAAATAAAAAAGAAGCAGCTTTATCGTCAATTATAGCCGCCGTGTTTCTTACGACGATGAAGTTTGTTGTGGGTATTCTCACTTTTAGTTTGGGTATTATATCAGAGGCAATTCATTCATTGCTTGATTTGCTTGCCGCAATGATCACTTATTTTTCAGTGAGCATGTCTGATAAACCAGCAGATAGGCAACATCAATATGGGCATGGAAAGATAGAAAATCTTTCTGCTTTTCTTGAGTCTGTATTACTTGTTATAACCTGTGTTTGGATAGTTTATGAAGCTATAAACAGATTGTTAACTAACGAGTCTAGTGTCACTGTCACAATATGGAGTTATGCAGTTGTCATCGTTTCTATGATTATAGATATCAGTCGTTCTCGTATGCTATTTAAAGTTGCAAAACGGGATAACAGCCAGGCTTTGAAGGCAGATGCAATTCATTTCTCAACAGATATATTGAGTTCAGCAGTTGTATTGCTTGGTTTGGTCTGTGCTCATTTTGGATATTATAAGGCTGATGCTATATCAGCTATCGGAGTAGCAATCATAGTTTTGTTTATTTCGTATCGTCTTGGAAAAAGTGCGATTGATGTGTTGCTAGATCGTGTACCAGACGGATTGACTGAGAAAGTTGAGGCTAGGTTAAAGGCAAATACTGATATTGTTGGTTTTCATGATTTAAAGATACGTGTTGCAGGACCTGATACATTTGTTAAGGTTAATGTGCATATTGGACATGATTTGGATCTTGAAGCAGCTCATGATATTTGCGATAGAATTGAAAAAGATATATGTACTATGATTCCAAAATGTGAGATCATTGTACATGCCGAACCAGAATAA